In Luteipulveratus mongoliensis, the DNA window CGACCAGCCGCACCAGTACGCTGGCCGCACCATGCTGAACCGATTCGCCAGGGCGCTCTTCACACGACTGTTCACCCCGATCGCCACCTTCTTCGTCCGGCTCGGCATCAGCCCCGACGTCGTCACGCTGGTCGGCACCCTTGGCGTCAGCCTCGGGGCTCTCGCGTTCTATCCGCGCGGTGAGTTCTTCTGGGGCACGGTCGTCATCACCGCCTTCGTCTTCTCCGACACCATCGACGGCGTGATGGCGCGCATGATGAACCGGTCGAGCAACTGGGGCGCCTATCTCGACTCGACCCTCGACCGGGTCGGCGACAGCGCGATCTTCGGCGGCCTGGTGCTCTACTACGCCGGCAAGGGCGAGGACAACCTGCTGGCCGCGCTGGCCCTGGCCTGCCTCATCCTCGGCAGCGTCGTGAGCTACTCCAAGGCGCGGGCCGAGGGCCTCGGCATGACGGCCAACGTCGGTATCGCCGAGCGCGCCGACCGACTGGTCGCGGTGCTCGTGACCACGGGCCTGGTCGGCCTCGGCCTCCCGGAGGTCGTTCTGACGGTCGTGCTGGCACTGCTCGCCGTGGCCAGCCTGATCACGGTGTTCCAGCGCATCCTGACCGTCCGCCGACAGGCGCTGACCGCGGCCGCCGAGTAATGCTCGACGTCACAGGCAACCTGACGCTCGCGGGCTATCGGACAGGGTGGGCGATCGTACGCCGGATGCCCGAGCGGGCGGCGTACCGCACCTTCGACGCGATCGCCGACGGCATCTACATGCGCGGCGGCAAGAACGTCAACCGCATGCGCAGCAACTACGCCAAGGTGCGACCCGAGCTCAGCGAGAACGATCTCGAGG includes these proteins:
- the pgsA gene encoding phosphatidylinositol phosphate synthase, which encodes MLNRFARALFTRLFTPIATFFVRLGISPDVVTLVGTLGVSLGALAFYPRGEFFWGTVVITAFVFSDTIDGVMARMMNRSSNWGAYLDSTLDRVGDSAIFGGLVLYYAGKGEDNLLAALALACLILGSVVSYSKARAEGLGMTANVGIAERADRLVAVLVTTGLVGLGLPEVVLTVVLALLAVASLITVFQRILTVRRQALTAAAE